The proteins below come from a single Hemibagrus wyckioides isolate EC202008001 linkage group LG22, SWU_Hwy_1.0, whole genome shotgun sequence genomic window:
- the LOC131343149 gene encoding uncharacterized protein LOC131343149, with product MLLLLCTIALISETLSSSPLEAKPGDRVTLWCHHELYRASYIFWFKHTSTSVPLLVGCKQFTLSGQTQKCYFSPEPEGMVMSVHRKNTSLTISAVNVTDTGLYYCSFTELDKIIFSNSSYLHVKVDTVSEENKTMTTTSVRPEDFPALCSLKDAVLSSVFLMLSVISGVTNVIVIPLCVLIIIHKPRIHRGPEAQEEEQEQLSNKKDTQTSRHEEAADPHGVYTCVVYQNLA from the exons ATGCTTTTACTTCTCTGTACCATAG CTTTAATCTCAGAGACTCTCAGTTCTTCACCGTTGGAGGCAAAACCTGGAGATAGAGTCACTCTTTGGTGTCACCATGAACTGTATCGTGCCAGTTACATCTTCTGGTTTAAGCACACAAGTACCTCAGTGCCACTTCTCGTTGGGTGCAAACAGTTTACGTTATCTGGCCAAACGCAAAAGTGCTACTTCTCCCCTGAACCTGAGGGCATGGTGATGTCTGTGCACAGAAAGAACACGTCTCTCACAATCTCTGCAGTTAATGTCACTGATACAGGACTGTATTACTGCAGCTTCACTGAGCTGGACAAAATAATATTCAGTAACTCCAGCTACTTACACGTGAAAGTAGACACTGTTTcagaggaaaacaaaacaatgaccACAACTTCAGTCAGACCAGAAGATTTTCCAGCTCTCTGTTCTTTAAAAG ATGCTGTTTTGTCTAGTGTGTTTCTGATGCTGAGTGTGATCTCTGGGGTGACGAATGTGATTGTGATTCCTCTCTGTGTCCTGATCATTATTCACAAACCGAGAATACACAGAG gCCCTGAAGCACAAGAGGAAGAG CAGGAGCAGCTTTCTAACAAGAAAGACACGCAGACAAGCAGACATGAGGAAGCAGCTGATCCACATGGTGTATATACGTGCGTCGTTTACCAGAATTTAGCTTAG
- the LOC131343769 gene encoding BOLA class I histocompatibility antigen, alpha chain BL3-6-like, with protein MISWRKDGEDVNEDVELRETLPNQDGSFQKRSILKVPAEDLQKHTYTCVIQHSSLKEELVLEVPKGGGSDGGSGGGLMAIIVGVLVVLVALVALVVVVAGIMVWKKKNYGEYEFNLLSVTKTDNQDEPHPTVLFCFFPLFVVFVPYSFIKYSKKHCICLSSTFC; from the exons ATGATCTCCTGGAGGAAGGATGGAGAGGACGTGAACGAGGACGTGGAGCTCAGAGAGACGTTACCCAACCAGGATGGAAGCTTCCAGAAGAGAAGCATTCTGAAAGTCCCAGCTGAGgatctgcagaaacacacctacacctgcgTGATTCAGCACAGCAGCTTGAAGGAGGAGTTAGTGCTAGAAGTACCAAAAG GTGGAGGATCAGATGGAGGATCAGGTGGAGGACTGATGGCTATCATCGTTGGTGTTCTCGTGGTTCTCGTGGCTCTTGTGGCTCTCGTTGTCGTTGTTGCTGGCATTATggtctggaaaaagaaaaactatgGTGAATATGAGTTCAATCTTctatctgtgactaagacagacAACCaagacgaaccacatccaactgttcttttctgttttttccccctttttgttgtatttgtacCATATTCGTTCATTAAATATTCTAAAAAACATTGCATAT GCCTAAGCAGCACGTTCTGCTAG
- the LOC131343144 gene encoding H-2 class I histocompatibility antigen, Q9 alpha chain-like, with protein MEDSSAVFKVLLFLTFSLHLSSADTHSLQYLHTLITPGINFTAVGLLDGEQCVSYDCKTKEMIPKIQWIQKISVDEPHYWNIQTLLVKNHQEHLHNIVDTVMRNLNQNEGVHTLQRMYSCELHDDSTTRGYDQYAYDGEDFISLDLNTGTWTADNDKAVIFIKQWDPTGDEAQYWKDYLKNSCIDQLKKFVSYGRETLKKKVPPTASVFQKHSPSPEVVCHATGFFPKAVNITWRKDGEDVNEDVELRETLPNQDGSFQKRSILKVPAEDLQKHTYTCVIQHSSLKEELVLNVNEQQITKGEGSDGWKTGVIVAVVIVAVLVPGVVFWKKKKGSGEQSPQVHTGAQLQPLNVLNLTYSTVNQGRLQFGPRPK; from the exons ATGGAGGACAGCAGCGCTGTGTTCAAAGTTCTGCTATTTCTCACgttttctcttcatctttcatCAGCAG acacacactctctgcagtacctccacacactcatcacaccaggAATAAATTTTACTGCTGTTGGTCTGCTGGATggagagcagtgtgtgtcttATGACTGTAAGACCAAAGAGATGATCCCAAAGATACAGTGGATACAGAAGATCAGTGTGGATGAACCACATTACTGGAACATACAGACACTGCTTGTGAAGAATCATCAGGAGCACCTCCACAACATTGTGGATACAGTAATGAGGAACTTAAATCAAAATGAAG gagtccACACACTCCAGAGGATGTACAGCTGTGAGCTCCATGATGACAGCACTACTAGAGGATATGATCAGTACGCTTATGATGGAGAAGATTTCATCAGTCTGGATCTGAACACTGGAACCTGGACTGCAGATAATGATAAAGCTGTGATCTTTATAAAGCAGTGGGATCCTACAGGAGATGAAGCTCAATACTGGAAGGACTATTTGAAGAACAGCTGTATTGATCAGTTAAAGAAGTTTGTGTCTTATGGCAGAGAGACTCTAAAGAAGAAAG tTCCTCCTACAGCATCAGTGTTCCAGAAACACTCGCCTTCTCCAGAGGTGGTGTGTCACGCTACAGGTTTCTTCCCCAAAGCAGTGAATATCACCTGGAGGAAGGACGGAGAGGACGTGAACGAGGACGTGGAGCTCAGAGAGACGTTACCCAACCAGGATGGAAGCTTCCAGAAGAGAAGCATTCTGAAAGTCCCAGCTGAGgatctgcagaaacacacctacacctgcgTGATTCAGCACAGCAGCTTGAAGGAGGAGTTAGTGCTGAATGTGAACGAGCAGCAAATCACAAAAG GTGAAGGATCAGATGGATGGAAGACTGGTGTCATTGTTGCTGTAGTCATAGTTGCTGTTCTTGTTCCTGGAGTAGTCTtctggaagaagaaaaaggggtCTGGTGAGCAAAGTCCCCAAGTTCATACTGGAGCTCAGTTACAGCCCTTAAATGTGTTAAATCTTACATACAGCACAGTGAACCAGGGAAGACTTCAGTTTGGACCAAGGCCAAAATGA